In a genomic window of Streptomyces sp. BHT-5-2:
- a CDS encoding LysR family transcriptional regulator — translation MDLEIRHLRVVCAIAEAGSLTRAAAALRMTQPGLSAQLRRIENLLGGTLFDRRRAGSAPTALGELVLARAHAILPGVDQLLADTERAARSAVAPTRLRVGSVGTPFLGHLLLSLRELLPGTEVTARGQHASGPLLDDLGAGRLEVAVLGAHPGQEPPAPDGVLLHPLVTEPLFALLPAEHPLADAAEVALDRLAEEDWAAPRMDGDRTREHWSSVCARTGRALRIPYEAEGRQLVEIVRAGLAVSLCQATFIEVPGVAVRPLAGNPLWYRHLLAWHRDGPLARHGAAVLRRVRAAHLDARPGSPAHERWRRQHPEEPPPPA, via the coding sequence ATGGATCTGGAGATAAGGCATCTGCGCGTGGTGTGCGCGATCGCCGAGGCCGGCAGCCTCACCCGGGCCGCGGCGGCGCTGCGGATGACCCAGCCGGGCCTGAGCGCCCAGCTGCGGCGGATCGAGAACCTCCTGGGCGGGACGCTGTTCGACCGCCGGCGGGCCGGCTCGGCGCCCACCGCGCTGGGCGAACTGGTGCTGGCCCGGGCCCACGCCATCCTCCCGGGCGTGGACCAGCTCCTCGCCGACACCGAGCGGGCCGCGCGCAGCGCCGTGGCCCCCACCCGCCTCCGCGTCGGCTCGGTCGGCACTCCGTTCCTCGGCCATCTCCTGCTTTCCTTACGGGAGTTGCTGCCGGGCACGGAGGTGACGGCGCGCGGGCAGCACGCATCCGGGCCGCTGCTGGACGACCTCGGCGCCGGTCGTCTGGAGGTCGCCGTCCTCGGCGCCCACCCCGGCCAGGAGCCGCCGGCCCCCGACGGGGTGCTGCTGCACCCGCTCGTCACCGAGCCGCTCTTCGCACTGCTGCCGGCGGAGCATCCGCTGGCGGACGCGGCGGAGGTGGCCCTGGACCGGCTCGCCGAGGAGGACTGGGCGGCGCCCCGGATGGACGGCGACCGCACCCGCGAGCACTGGTCGTCGGTCTGTGCCCGGACCGGCCGCGCGCTGCGGATCCCCTACGAGGCCGAGGGGCGGCAGCTGGTCGAGATCGTCCGGGCGGGGCTGGCGGTGAGCCTGTGCCAGGCCACGTTCATCGAGGTGCCCGGGGTCGCGGTCCGTCCGCTGGCCGGGAACCCGCTGTGGTACCGGCATCTGCTGGCCTGGCACCGCGACGGCCCGCTCGCCCGGCACGGGGCGGCGGTCCTGCGGCGGGTGCGCGCCGCCCATCTCGACGCCCGCCCCGGCAGTCCGGCCCACGAACGCTGGCGGCGGCAACATCCGGAGGAACCGCCTCCGCCGGCCTGA
- a CDS encoding aminopeptidase P family protein, whose translation MTVARPTAWRTVSHDLPVSPELERFLADGWAPTPLPDGIRLPAADRTPARRRRLSARFPGERLLVPAGDLTVRSNDCDHRFRPHSAYAWLTGLTGEDQAGHVLVLEPDGPQGHEAVLYLRPRSPRNDGGFYRDRRHGEFWVGRRPDLAEAGRMTGLRCAHLDGLGALPPGRSAATDTELATVLDELRLVKDAWETDQLQLAVDHTTTGFEDVVRALPRALAHPRGERWIEGVFGLRARAEGNGTGYETIAAVGAHACVLHWIRNDGPLDARQLLLLDAGVETDTLYTADITRTLPLSGRFSPVQRQVYDVVLAAQEAGIAALKPGARFRDFHRAAMRVIAEGLTDWGVLKTPEGDLHRRYTLCSSGHMLGLDVHDCARARAAAYLDGVLEEGQVLTVEPGLYLQPDDETLPPALRGIGVRIEDDLVITADGARLLSGALPRTPEAVESWMGELLAG comes from the coding sequence ATGACCGTAGCCCGCCCCACCGCCTGGCGCACCGTCAGTCACGATCTGCCCGTCTCGCCGGAGCTCGAACGGTTCCTGGCGGACGGCTGGGCGCCCACGCCGCTGCCCGACGGGATCCGGCTGCCCGCCGCCGACCGCACCCCCGCCCGCCGCCGGCGACTGTCCGCCCGCTTCCCCGGCGAACGGCTGCTCGTCCCCGCCGGGGACCTCACCGTCCGCTCCAACGACTGCGACCACCGCTTCCGGCCGCACAGCGCCTACGCCTGGCTCACCGGCCTGACCGGCGAGGACCAGGCCGGCCATGTGCTGGTCCTGGAGCCCGACGGGCCGCAGGGGCACGAGGCGGTGCTGTACCTGCGCCCCCGTTCACCGCGCAACGACGGCGGCTTCTACCGGGACCGCCGGCACGGCGAGTTCTGGGTCGGCCGCCGCCCCGACCTCGCCGAGGCCGGGCGGATGACCGGTCTGCGCTGTGCCCACCTCGACGGACTCGGCGCGCTCCCCCCGGGCCGCAGCGCCGCGACCGACACCGAACTCGCCACCGTCCTCGACGAGTTGCGGCTGGTCAAGGACGCCTGGGAGACCGACCAGCTGCAACTCGCCGTCGACCACACCACCACCGGCTTCGAGGACGTGGTCCGCGCTCTGCCGCGGGCCCTCGCCCACCCGCGCGGCGAGCGCTGGATCGAGGGCGTCTTCGGTCTGCGCGCCCGCGCCGAGGGCAACGGCACCGGCTACGAGACCATCGCCGCCGTCGGCGCGCACGCCTGCGTACTGCACTGGATCCGCAACGACGGCCCGCTGGACGCCCGGCAACTGCTGCTCCTGGACGCCGGCGTGGAGACCGACACCCTCTACACCGCCGACATCACCCGCACCCTGCCGCTGTCCGGGCGCTTCTCCCCGGTGCAGCGCCAGGTGTACGACGTGGTGCTGGCCGCCCAGGAGGCGGGCATCGCGGCCCTGAAACCGGGCGCGCGGTTCCGCGACTTCCATCGCGCGGCGATGCGGGTGATCGCCGAGGGCCTCACCGACTGGGGCGTCCTGAAGACCCCCGAGGGGGACCTCCACCGCCGCTACACCCTGTGCAGCAGCGGCCACATGCTGGGCCTGGACGTCCACGACTGCGCCCGGGCGCGCGCCGCGGCCTATCTGGACGGGGTGCTGGAGGAGGGACAGGTGCTGACCGTCGAGCCCGGCCTCTACCTCCAGCCCGACGACGAGACGCTCCCGCCCGCGCTGCGCGGCATCGGCGTACGGATCGAGGACGACCTGGTGATCACCGCCGACGGGGCCCGACTGCTGTCGGGCGCCCTGCCGCGGACACCGGAGGCGGTGGAGAGCTGGATGGGGGAGCTGCTGGCGGGGTGA